In Thermus islandicus DSM 21543, a genomic segment contains:
- a CDS encoding P-II family nitrogen regulator, which produces MKLIVAIVRPEKLNEVLEALFKAEVRGLTLSRVQGHGGETEKVETYRGTTVKMELHEKVRLEIGVSEPFVKPTVEAILRAARTGEVGDGKIFVLPVEKVYRIRTGEEDEAAVTPVQ; this is translated from the coding sequence ATGAAGCTCATCGTGGCCATCGTCCGCCCGGAAAAGCTGAACGAGGTCCTGGAGGCCCTTTTCAAGGCGGAGGTCCGTGGGCTCACCCTGAGCCGGGTCCAGGGCCACGGCGGCGAGACGGAGAAGGTGGAGACCTACCGGGGCACCACGGTGAAGATGGAGCTCCACGAGAAGGTGCGCCTGGAGATCGGGGTCTCCGAGCCCTTCGTGAAGCCCACGGTGGAGGCCATCCTGAGGGCGGCCCGCACCGGGGAGGTGGGGGACGGCAAGATCTTCGTCCTTCCGGTGGAGAAGGTGTACCGGATCCGCACCGGGGAGGAGGACGAGGCCGCGGTGACCCCGGTACAATAG
- a CDS encoding ammonium transporter: MRHLGTLRGVAALGLSGLALAEGVNGADTAWMLVSTALVLLMTPALAFFYGGLVRSKNALNTMMMSFAALAFVGVGWALLGYTLAFGDGGRFLGSLQHLFLKGVGLEAKGTIPHILFLAFQGTFAIITAALVSGSVVERMRFPAYLAFLTLWGLLVYAPIAHWVWGGGFLGALGALDFAGGTVVHINAGVAGLVAALALGPRKDFGRQAILPHSVPLTLLGAALLWFGWFGFNGGSALAANASAALAFANTMLAPAATLLVWTLLDLVRTGKATAVGAATAIVVGLVAVTPAAGFVSPLSALLLGALAAFPSYYVLLWRARTRLDDSLDVFAGHGVGGITGALLTGVLAQKSWNGVADGLLFGNPAQLGIQALAVAVAILYSALATFLLLKLVALFTPLKAEAREEGLGLDITQHGEEAYTSGEGAILVLSEGLPPAPKPAGGRA; this comes from the coding sequence ATGCGGCACCTGGGAACCTTAAGAGGCGTAGCGGCGTTGGGACTTTCGGGTCTGGCCCTGGCGGAAGGGGTGAACGGGGCGGACACGGCCTGGATGCTGGTCTCCACGGCCCTGGTCCTCCTGATGACCCCAGCCCTGGCCTTCTTCTACGGGGGGCTCGTCCGGAGCAAAAACGCCCTGAACACCATGATGATGAGCTTCGCGGCCCTGGCCTTCGTGGGCGTGGGCTGGGCCCTTCTGGGGTACACCCTGGCCTTTGGGGACGGCGGCCGCTTTCTGGGCAGCCTGCAGCACCTCTTCCTCAAGGGGGTAGGCCTCGAGGCCAAGGGCACCATCCCCCACATCCTCTTCCTGGCCTTCCAGGGCACCTTCGCCATCATCACCGCCGCCCTGGTCTCGGGCTCCGTGGTGGAAAGGATGCGCTTTCCCGCCTACCTGGCCTTCCTCACCCTCTGGGGGCTTCTCGTCTACGCCCCCATAGCCCACTGGGTCTGGGGCGGGGGATTCCTGGGCGCCCTGGGCGCCTTGGACTTCGCCGGGGGTACGGTGGTCCACATCAACGCCGGCGTCGCTGGGCTGGTGGCGGCCCTGGCCCTGGGCCCCCGAAAGGACTTCGGCCGCCAGGCCATCCTGCCCCACAGCGTCCCCCTCACCCTGCTCGGGGCGGCCCTCCTTTGGTTCGGCTGGTTCGGCTTCAACGGAGGAAGCGCCCTAGCCGCCAACGCCTCGGCCGCCTTGGCTTTCGCCAACACCATGCTGGCCCCTGCGGCTACCCTCCTCGTCTGGACCCTTTTGGACCTCGTCCGTACGGGGAAGGCCACGGCGGTGGGGGCGGCCACGGCCATCGTGGTGGGCCTGGTGGCCGTGACCCCGGCCGCGGGCTTTGTCTCCCCCCTTTCCGCCCTCCTCCTGGGGGCCCTCGCCGCCTTCCCCAGCTACTACGTCCTCCTCTGGAGGGCGAGGACCCGGCTGGACGACAGCCTGGACGTCTTCGCCGGCCACGGGGTCGGGGGCATCACCGGAGCCCTCCTTACCGGCGTTCTGGCCCAGAAATCGTGGAACGGGGTAGCGGACGGCCTCCTCTTCGGCAACCCCGCCCAGCTGGGCATCCAGGCCTTGGCGGTGGCGGTGGCCATCCTCTACAGCGCCCTCGCCACCTTCCTCCTCCTCAAGCTGGTGGCCCTCTTCACCCCCCTCAAGGCGGAGGCCAGGGAGGAGGGGCTGGGGCTGGACATCACCCAGCACGGCGAGGAGGCTTACACCTCGGGCGAGGGAGCCATCCTGGTGCTCTCGGAGGGCCTTCCCCCGGCCCCCAAGCCTGCGGGAGGTAGGGCATGA
- a CDS encoding HrcA family transcriptional regulator — MTARQRRILHHLVEAYIRTKAPVPSARLAEALGLSPALARYELIALEEMGYLTKPHASAGRVPTRQAYRQYSLSLLPPAPLPEATQRNLAKALEGAREPEAFLVKMAAGLSGYPALLRLRPRRTPRVLQVHLSPLPEGTLAVMVLEGGRVREVRLSLSLPPERLKQAEEALSGPFAALPPAPPGLEDLFAGLSRALLGGLSLTYREGLSEVLKEPEAQDPGFLERLVRLYEREGEDLLTPPGRVDVRVGEVEGLAQVQAGFQRGEWQGEIVLIGPLRMRYTQALSVAYSLGELYTGSRAG, encoded by the coding sequence GTGACGGCCAGGCAGCGGCGCATCCTCCACCACCTGGTGGAGGCCTACATCCGGACCAAGGCCCCGGTGCCCTCGGCGCGGCTCGCCGAGGCCCTGGGCCTTAGCCCTGCCCTGGCCCGCTACGAGCTCATCGCCCTCGAGGAGATGGGCTACCTCACCAAGCCCCACGCCTCCGCCGGCAGGGTGCCCACCCGCCAGGCCTACCGCCAGTACTCCCTCTCCCTCCTCCCCCCTGCTCCCCTTCCCGAGGCCACCCAGCGCAACCTGGCGAAGGCCCTGGAAGGTGCCCGGGAGCCCGAGGCCTTCCTGGTCAAGATGGCCGCCGGGCTCTCCGGCTACCCTGCCCTCCTTCGGCTAAGGCCCCGGCGCACGCCCAGGGTTCTCCAAGTCCACCTCTCCCCCCTTCCTGAGGGCACCCTGGCGGTGATGGTCCTGGAAGGGGGGAGGGTGCGGGAGGTGCGCCTCTCCCTAAGCCTTCCCCCAGAACGGCTCAAGCAGGCGGAGGAAGCCCTCTCCGGGCCCTTCGCCGCCCTGCCCCCGGCCCCGCCCGGCCTGGAGGACCTCTTCGCCGGGCTTTCCCGGGCCCTGCTTGGGGGGCTTTCCCTCACCTATAGGGAGGGGCTTTCCGAGGTGCTCAAAGAGCCCGAGGCCCAGGACCCGGGCTTCCTGGAGCGCCTGGTGCGCCTCTACGAGCGGGAGGGCGAGGACCTCCTCACCCCTCCGGGCCGGGTGGACGTGCGGGTGGGGGAGGTGGAGGGCCTGGCCCAGGTGCAGGCGGGCTTCCAGCGGGGCGAGTGGCAGGGGGAGATCGTCCTCATCGGCCCCCTGCGCATGCGCTACACCCAGGCCCTCTCCGTGGCCTACAGCCTGGGGGAGCTCTATACTGGTAGCCGTGCGGGTTGA
- a CDS encoding Clp1/GlmU family protein, whose translation MLLLLGPTDSGKTTLAGRLLQKAGEAYLLDLDPGQGALPGSFTLFRFREGVLTPVRRALVGAPSPAGVEARALVAGLRLARLIPPGSPVVADTDGLLDPEYRLLQVEALNPTEVVVLGAEGLYRALAWRRDLRVRLLPPLPEARRKTPAERRRKRLERLLAHFQGAGPRLAPLEGPPSPERLYGLLDPEGFLLGYGRLLAFGGGEGLFLTPAKGEVAKALPTRLLLPTPALPG comes from the coding sequence ATGCTCCTCCTCCTGGGCCCCACGGACAGCGGCAAGACCACCCTGGCTGGAAGGCTTCTCCAGAAGGCGGGCGAGGCCTACCTCCTGGACCTGGACCCGGGACAGGGGGCGCTTCCCGGAAGCTTCACCCTGTTCCGCTTTCGCGAGGGCGTCCTCACCCCGGTGCGCCGCGCCCTGGTGGGGGCCCCCTCCCCGGCGGGGGTGGAGGCCAGGGCCCTGGTGGCGGGCCTCCGCTTAGCCCGCCTCATCCCCCCGGGAAGCCCGGTGGTGGCGGACACGGACGGGCTTTTGGACCCCGAGTACCGCCTCCTCCAGGTGGAGGCCCTAAACCCCACCGAGGTGGTGGTCCTGGGGGCGGAAGGCCTCTATAGGGCCCTCGCCTGGCGGAGGGACCTCAGGGTGCGCCTCCTGCCCCCTTTGCCCGAGGCCCGCAGGAAGACGCCCGCCGAAAGGCGGAGAAAGCGTCTGGAAAGGCTCCTCGCCCACTTCCAAGGGGCGGGGCCGAGGCTTGCCCCCCTCGAGGGCCCCCCCTCCCCGGAGAGGCTCTACGGCCTCCTGGACCCCGAGGGGTTCCTCCTGGGCTACGGGAGGCTCCTCGCCTTTGGGGGCGGGGAGGGCCTCTTCCTCACCCCGGCCAAGGGGGAGGTGGCCAAGGCCCTCCCCACCCGGCTTCTCCTCCCTACCCCCGCACTACCAGGTTGA
- a CDS encoding acyl-CoA dehydrogenase family protein, with product MDLWFEESAEERQVLGPFREFLKAEVAPGAAERDRTGAFPWDLVRKLAEFGVFGAQVPEAYGGAGLPTRLFARMVEEIAYHDGALALTVASHNSLATGHILLAGSEAQKQTFLPKLASGEALGAWGLTEPGSGSDAAALKTRAEKVEGGWRLNGTKQFITQGSVAGVYVIVARTDPAPNPEKKHLGISAFAFFRPERGLKVGRKEEKLGLNASDTAQLVLEDLLLPEEALLGERGKGFYDVLRVLDGGRIGIAAMAVGLGRAALDYALAYAKGREAFGRPIAEYEGVSFKLAEAATELEAARLLYLKAAELRDAGRPFTLEAAQAKLFASEVAVKACDQAIQVLGGYGYIKDYPVERYWRDARLTRIGEGTSEILKLVIARRLLEAV from the coding sequence ATGGACCTGTGGTTTGAGGAGAGTGCAGAGGAGAGGCAGGTCCTGGGGCCTTTCCGCGAGTTCTTGAAGGCGGAGGTGGCCCCGGGGGCGGCGGAGCGGGACCGGACCGGGGCCTTCCCCTGGGACCTGGTGCGGAAGCTCGCCGAGTTCGGGGTCTTCGGGGCCCAGGTGCCCGAGGCCTACGGGGGGGCGGGCCTCCCCACGAGGCTCTTCGCCCGCATGGTGGAGGAGATCGCCTACCACGACGGCGCCCTGGCCCTCACCGTGGCGAGCCACAACTCCTTGGCCACGGGGCACATCCTCCTCGCCGGGAGCGAAGCGCAGAAGCAGACCTTCCTTCCCAAGCTGGCCTCGGGGGAGGCCCTGGGGGCCTGGGGCCTCACGGAGCCCGGCTCGGGCTCGGACGCCGCGGCCCTTAAGACCCGGGCGGAGAAGGTGGAAGGGGGGTGGCGGCTTAACGGCACCAAGCAGTTCATCACCCAGGGGAGCGTGGCCGGGGTCTACGTGATCGTGGCCCGCACCGACCCGGCGCCAAACCCCGAGAAGAAGCACCTGGGCATCTCCGCCTTCGCCTTCTTCCGCCCCGAGCGGGGCCTAAAGGTGGGGAGGAAGGAGGAGAAGCTTGGCCTCAACGCCTCGGACACGGCCCAGCTCGTGCTGGAGGATCTCCTCCTCCCGGAGGAGGCCCTCTTGGGCGAGCGGGGGAAGGGCTTCTACGACGTCTTGAGGGTGCTGGACGGGGGGCGGATCGGGATCGCCGCCATGGCCGTGGGCTTGGGCCGGGCCGCCCTGGACTACGCCCTGGCGTACGCCAAGGGGCGGGAGGCCTTCGGGAGGCCCATCGCCGAGTACGAGGGGGTCTCCTTCAAGCTCGCGGAGGCGGCCACGGAGCTGGAGGCGGCGAGGCTTCTTTACCTCAAGGCGGCGGAGTTAAGGGACGCCGGGAGGCCCTTTACCCTCGAGGCCGCCCAGGCCAAGCTCTTCGCCAGCGAGGTGGCGGTGAAGGCCTGCGACCAGGCCATCCAGGTCCTCGGGGGGTATGGGTACATCAAGGACTACCCCGTGGAGCGCTACTGGCGGGACGCCCGCCTCACCCGCATCGGGGAGGGGACGAGCGAGATCCTGAAGCTCGTCATCGCCCGGCGCCTTCTAGAGGCGGTGTGA
- a CDS encoding ATP-binding protein, whose protein sequence is MTWEELKERLALGQDERTLFLPPDLSPEELARYAAGLANHKGGVLFLGVSRGGKVLGASEIHPLQITHALFQLTQGLLLPYVEVVEGPEGRVLALHVPQSPAAIAVGAGRVPFWDGRRLTELRMGQALPEPDFTAQVLPAASLSDLDPLEVLRLRRLLEERGSALAALPDLELLFALGLLERVEGEERPTVAGLLLAGTPLALRRLLPQAEVSYYYHEGEEGYRFREDLLRPIPALLERLRDLIQARNRVRYLTVGLFRIEIWDFDQEVYREALLNALVHRDWQSLDAIQVHHHRDRLEVSNPGGFPPGITPENVLRHPPKRRNPRLAEALYRLGYVERAGSGVGKMYRLLLKHGKEPPEYRLYPEALTLVLYNPELDEAFVRELAEAQERLGAFSLDHLIAVAHLRRVGEAPLEELSRALQLPEEAARRVLARMERMGLVRREGGRYHLARKDPLAERALALLEVPRRRLEVERALGLSRKGALNLLGRLIREGRAERLGRGAATRYRRR, encoded by the coding sequence GTGACGTGGGAGGAGCTTAAGGAACGCCTTGCCCTAGGCCAGGACGAGCGCACCCTCTTCCTTCCCCCCGACCTTTCCCCGGAGGAGCTGGCCCGCTACGCCGCCGGCCTCGCCAACCACAAGGGAGGGGTTCTCTTCCTGGGGGTCAGCCGGGGGGGGAAGGTCCTGGGGGCCTCGGAGATCCACCCCCTCCAGATCACCCACGCCCTCTTCCAGCTCACCCAGGGCCTTCTCCTGCCCTACGTGGAGGTGGTGGAGGGGCCAGAGGGGCGGGTTTTGGCCCTGCACGTGCCCCAAAGCCCCGCCGCCATCGCCGTAGGGGCGGGTCGGGTGCCCTTTTGGGACGGGAGGCGCCTCACGGAGCTGCGGATGGGCCAGGCCCTGCCCGAGCCGGACTTCACCGCCCAGGTGCTGCCGGCGGCGAGCCTCTCCGATCTGGACCCCCTGGAGGTCCTCCGCCTCCGGCGCCTCCTCGAGGAGCGGGGGAGCGCCTTGGCCGCCCTGCCCGACCTGGAGCTCCTCTTCGCCCTGGGCCTCCTGGAGCGGGTGGAAGGGGAGGAGCGCCCCACGGTGGCGGGCCTCCTCCTCGCGGGGACGCCCCTCGCCTTAAGGCGGCTTCTCCCCCAGGCCGAGGTGAGCTACTACTACCACGAGGGGGAGGAGGGCTACCGCTTCCGGGAGGACCTCCTCCGGCCCATCCCCGCCCTTTTGGAGAGGCTTCGCGACCTGATCCAGGCCCGGAACCGGGTGCGCTACCTCACCGTGGGCCTCTTTCGCATAGAGATCTGGGACTTTGACCAGGAGGTCTACCGCGAGGCCCTCCTCAATGCCCTGGTCCACCGGGACTGGCAGAGCCTGGACGCCATCCAGGTCCACCACCACCGGGACCGCCTCGAGGTCTCCAACCCCGGCGGCTTCCCCCCGGGGATCACCCCGGAAAACGTCCTCCGCCACCCTCCCAAGCGGCGGAACCCCCGCCTGGCCGAGGCCCTCTACCGCCTGGGCTACGTGGAGCGGGCGGGGAGCGGGGTGGGCAAGATGTACCGCCTCCTCCTCAAGCACGGCAAGGAGCCCCCGGAGTACCGCCTGTATCCCGAGGCCCTGACCTTGGTCCTCTACAACCCTGAGCTGGACGAGGCCTTCGTGCGGGAGCTTGCCGAGGCTCAGGAGCGCCTCGGGGCCTTCAGCCTGGACCACCTGATCGCCGTGGCCCACCTGCGCCGGGTGGGGGAGGCCCCCTTGGAGGAGCTTTCCCGGGCCCTCCAGCTCCCCGAGGAGGCCGCGCGCCGGGTCCTCGCCCGCATGGAAAGGATGGGGCTGGTGCGTCGGGAGGGAGGCCGGTACCACCTGGCCCGCAAAGACCCCCTGGCGGAGCGGGCCCTGGCCCTCCTGGAGGTGCCGCGGCGCCGCCTCGAGGTGGAAAGGGCCCTCGGGCTTTCCCGAAAAGGCGCCCTGAACCTCCTAGGCCGCCTGATCCGGGAGGGGCGGGCGGAACGGCTGGGCCGGGGAGCGGCCACCCGGTACCGGAGGCGGTGA
- a CDS encoding metallophosphoesterase, which produces MRLLLLSDQVHPHIYSPRFPENLPPFDLVLAAGDLPGAYLEYVAAKVQVPVLFVPGNHGEEWVWEEGRRKRPGGVVNLHGRLFRYRGLFLYGIGGVPRYREGEGQLAPGALFHLALKPFPVAFPRRLLTGHGVDILLTHAPPPGPTAGEDFAHRGASAFLLFHRLFRPRLHVHGHTPLLGANPKRRHRTPLGVEVVHAQGYALIGLP; this is translated from the coding sequence GTGCGCCTCCTCCTCCTTTCCGACCAGGTCCACCCCCACATCTACTCCCCCCGCTTTCCCGAAAACCTTCCCCCCTTTGACCTGGTCCTGGCGGCGGGGGACCTGCCCGGGGCGTACCTGGAGTACGTGGCCGCCAAGGTCCAGGTGCCCGTCCTCTTCGTGCCCGGAAACCACGGGGAGGAGTGGGTGTGGGAGGAGGGGAGGCGGAAGCGGCCCGGGGGGGTGGTCAACCTCCACGGCCGGCTTTTCCGCTACCGGGGCCTCTTCCTCTACGGCATCGGGGGCGTCCCCCGCTACCGGGAGGGGGAGGGGCAGCTCGCCCCGGGGGCGCTCTTCCACCTGGCCCTGAAACCCTTCCCCGTAGCCTTCCCCCGAAGGCTTCTAACCGGCCACGGGGTGGACATCCTCCTGACCCACGCCCCGCCCCCTGGGCCCACGGCCGGGGAGGACTTCGCCCACCGGGGGGCCTCCGCCTTCCTCCTCTTCCACCGCCTCTTCCGCCCCAGGCTCCACGTCCATGGCCACACCCCCCTTCTCGGGGCGAACCCCAAGAGGCGGCACCGCACCCCCCTGGGCGTAGAGGTGGTCCACGCCCAGGGCTACGCCCTCATCGGGCTTCCCTGA
- a CDS encoding molybdenum cofactor biosynthesis protein: MRVEVRLFALYREQAGRDRMSLELPEGATVGTAKAALEALFPGLRLAGGLAAVNQDLADPDTPLREGDELAFLPPVSGGEASPDSFGLTRDPLDLEALVAWATAPEYGAVVSFLGTTRSPNRGEEVAFLEYEAYPEMALKAMARILEEMRHRWPLGRIALWHRLGRVDPGEASIAIVVSARHRKEAFAACQYAIDRVKQVLPVWKKEHRKDGSFWVEGFAPEEKRL; the protein is encoded by the coding sequence GTGCGGGTTGAGGTGCGGCTCTTCGCCCTCTACCGGGAGCAGGCGGGGCGGGACCGGATGTCCCTGGAGCTCCCCGAGGGCGCCACGGTGGGGACAGCCAAGGCGGCCCTCGAGGCCCTCTTCCCCGGCCTCCGCCTGGCCGGGGGCCTGGCGGCGGTCAACCAGGACCTCGCCGACCCCGACACCCCGCTAAGGGAGGGGGACGAGCTGGCCTTCCTGCCGCCGGTTTCGGGCGGGGAGGCTTCCCCGGACTCCTTCGGCCTCACCCGGGACCCCCTGGACCTGGAGGCCCTTGTGGCCTGGGCCACGGCCCCCGAGTACGGGGCGGTGGTGAGCTTCCTCGGCACCACCCGGAGCCCCAACCGGGGGGAGGAGGTGGCCTTTTTGGAGTACGAGGCCTACCCGGAGATGGCCCTCAAAGCCATGGCAAGGATCCTCGAGGAGATGCGCCATCGCTGGCCCCTGGGCCGGATCGCCCTCTGGCACCGCCTGGGCCGGGTGGACCCCGGGGAGGCCTCCATCGCCATCGTGGTCTCGGCGCGGCACCGCAAGGAGGCCTTCGCCGCCTGCCAGTACGCCATTGACCGGGTGAAGCAGGTCCTGCCCGTCTGGAAGAAGGAGCACCGCAAGGACGGAAGCTTCTGGGTGGAGGGCTTCGCCCCGGAGGAGAAAAGGCTTTGA
- the rlmN gene encoding 23S rRNA (adenine(2503)-C(2))-methyltransferase RlmN, giving the protein MRPILELLPEELPGEGYRKAQIAHWLYAKGALDFAEMTDLPKALREALDREWRISEFALVEAYPSQDGSVKYLFTLLDGQRTEAVYMPYENRKTVCLSTMVGCPAGCAFCATGAMGFGRNLTAAEILSQILAIAHHQGLSPREIRNVVLMGMGEPLLNLKNVLKAVRVMLHPKGLALSPRRVTLSTVGIPKGILRLAEEDLGVRLALSLHAPDDETRKKIIPTAHRYPIAEILEAVRHYYARTKRRVTLEYTLLQGVNDHPWQARLLAKLLKGLSAHVNLIPFNPWEGAPVEGTPRAGILAFAGELKRLGVPTSIRWSRGQDVGAACGQLALKRPLPLTPPLEGAGR; this is encoded by the coding sequence ATGAGGCCCATCCTGGAGCTCCTTCCCGAGGAGCTTCCCGGGGAGGGCTACCGCAAGGCCCAGATCGCCCACTGGCTCTACGCCAAGGGGGCCCTGGACTTCGCCGAGATGACCGACCTCCCCAAGGCCCTGCGGGAGGCCCTGGACCGGGAGTGGCGCATCTCGGAGTTCGCCCTGGTGGAGGCCTACCCGAGCCAAGACGGGAGCGTGAAGTACCTCTTCACCCTCCTGGACGGCCAGAGGACCGAGGCCGTCTACATGCCCTACGAGAACCGGAAGACCGTCTGCCTCTCCACCATGGTGGGCTGCCCGGCGGGGTGCGCCTTCTGCGCCACCGGGGCCATGGGCTTCGGGCGAAACCTCACCGCGGCGGAGATCCTCTCCCAGATCCTCGCCATCGCCCACCACCAGGGCCTTTCCCCCCGGGAGATCCGGAACGTGGTCCTGATGGGCATGGGGGAGCCCCTCTTGAACCTCAAAAACGTCCTCAAGGCGGTGCGGGTCATGCTGCACCCCAAGGGGCTCGCCCTGAGCCCAAGGCGCGTCACCCTCTCCACCGTGGGGATCCCGAAGGGGATCCTGCGCCTCGCCGAGGAGGACCTGGGGGTGCGCCTCGCCCTCTCCCTCCACGCCCCCGACGACGAAACCCGGAAGAAGATCATCCCCACCGCCCACCGCTACCCCATCGCCGAGATCCTGGAGGCGGTCCGCCACTACTACGCCAGGACGAAGCGGCGGGTCACCTTGGAGTACACCCTCCTCCAGGGGGTGAACGACCACCCCTGGCAGGCCAGGCTCCTCGCCAAGCTCCTAAAGGGCCTGAGCGCCCACGTGAACCTCATCCCCTTCAACCCCTGGGAGGGCGCCCCGGTGGAGGGGACGCCCAGGGCGGGCATCCTGGCCTTCGCCGGGGAGCTTAAGCGCCTGGGGGTGCCCACCTCCATAAGGTGGAGCCGGGGCCAGGACGTGGGGGCGGCCTGCGGCCAGCTTGCCCTGAAGCGGCCCCTCCCCCTCACACCGCCTCTAGAAGGCGCCGGGCGATGA
- a CDS encoding Uma2 family endonuclease gives MTERALRPLTEEEYLALERESPLRHELLEGFPYAMAGASLDHNLLVTNLVALLKPLARAKGCRVYSETVKLKLSEDTFYYPDVMVVCGPKAHPLYETSPCLVAEVLSPGTEVQDRREKLSRYLRLPSLLGYLILESGRPGGVLYRRTPEGFREEALGETLVLPCLEGTLPLAALYEGVA, from the coding sequence ATGACCGAGCGGGCCCTGCGCCCCCTGACGGAGGAAGAGTACCTGGCCCTGGAGAGGGAAAGCCCCCTTCGCCACGAGCTCCTCGAGGGCTTCCCCTACGCCATGGCGGGGGCCAGCCTGGACCACAACCTCCTCGTCACCAACCTGGTGGCCCTCCTCAAACCCTTGGCCCGGGCCAAGGGGTGCAGGGTTTACAGCGAAACGGTGAAGCTCAAGCTCTCCGAGGACACCTTCTACTACCCTGACGTCATGGTGGTGTGCGGCCCCAAGGCCCACCCCCTGTACGAAACCTCCCCCTGTCTGGTGGCGGAGGTGCTTTCCCCGGGCACGGAGGTCCAGGACCGGCGGGAGAAGCTTTCCCGCTACCTTCGCCTCCCGAGCCTTCTGGGCTACCTAATCTTGGAAAGCGGGCGGCCGGGAGGGGTTCTTTACCGGAGGACCCCGGAGGGGTTCCGGGAAGAGGCCTTAGGGGAAACCCTGGTTCTGCCCTGCCTCGAGGGAACCCTCCCCCTCGCCGCCCTCTACGAGGGGGTAGCATGA